One part of the Sphingobium yanoikuyae genome encodes these proteins:
- a CDS encoding acetyl-CoA hydrolase/transferase family protein yields the protein MASDRIGHAGFAAKRRSAQDAAALIADGMTVGMSGFTGSGYPKAVPLALADRITAAHSAGDPFRVKVWTGASTGPELDGALAKADGVEFRLPYNSDPIARERINRGEMQYFDMHLSQVAPMAWQGFLGELDVAVVEVTGITPDGLLIPSASVGNNKTWLDRAKGIILEVNSWQNAALEGMHDIYYGTALPPSRVPIPLTRADDRIGEPYFRVDPAKVLAVVETDSPDRNAPFTPPDDSARAIAGHLLEFLGHEVKMGRIPASLLPLQSGVGNIANAVLTGLIDAPFDNMVSYTEVIQDGMLDLLESGKLRMASATAFSLSPEAAARLNADMARFRNKMILRPQEISNHPELVRRLGCIAMNGLIEADIYGNVNSTHVMGSRIQNGIGGSGDFARNAYLSIFMTPSTAKQGKISAIVPHASHVDHINQDVQVIVTEQGLADLRGLAPRQRAELIINNCAHPDYRPMLKDYFRRAMQGSYGLQSPMLPAEAFAWHQRFIDTGSMMPD from the coding sequence ATGGCATCGGATCGTATCGGTCATGCAGGGTTTGCGGCAAAAAGACGCAGCGCGCAGGACGCAGCTGCCCTGATTGCCGATGGCATGACCGTGGGCATGAGCGGCTTCACCGGTTCGGGCTATCCCAAGGCCGTCCCTCTGGCGCTCGCGGATCGAATCACCGCCGCCCATTCGGCCGGCGATCCGTTCCGGGTGAAGGTGTGGACCGGCGCGTCGACCGGGCCGGAACTGGACGGCGCGCTCGCCAAGGCCGACGGCGTCGAATTTCGTCTTCCCTATAATAGCGATCCGATTGCCCGCGAGCGGATCAACCGCGGCGAGATGCAATATTTCGACATGCATCTGAGCCAGGTCGCGCCGATGGCATGGCAGGGCTTTTTGGGCGAACTGGATGTCGCGGTGGTCGAAGTGACCGGCATCACGCCCGACGGCCTGCTGATCCCGTCCGCCTCGGTCGGCAACAACAAGACCTGGCTCGATCGTGCCAAGGGCATCATCCTGGAGGTCAATAGCTGGCAGAATGCCGCACTCGAAGGGATGCACGACATCTACTACGGCACGGCGTTGCCGCCCAGCCGCGTGCCGATTCCGCTGACCCGCGCCGACGATCGCATCGGCGAACCCTATTTCAGGGTCGATCCTGCCAAGGTGCTGGCGGTGGTCGAAACCGACTCGCCCGATCGCAACGCCCCCTTCACCCCGCCCGATGACAGTGCGCGGGCGATTGCCGGCCATCTGCTCGAATTCCTCGGCCATGAAGTGAAGATGGGCCGCATCCCGGCGTCGCTGCTGCCGCTCCAGTCGGGCGTCGGCAATATCGCCAATGCCGTGCTGACGGGCCTCATCGACGCGCCGTTCGACAATATGGTCTCCTATACGGAGGTCATTCAGGACGGCATGCTCGACCTGCTGGAATCCGGCAAGCTGCGCATGGCGAGCGCCACCGCTTTCTCGCTCAGTCCGGAAGCTGCTGCGCGACTGAATGCCGACATGGCCCGCTTCCGCAACAAGATGATCCTGCGCCCGCAGGAAATCAGCAACCATCCCGAACTGGTTCGCCGCCTGGGCTGCATCGCCATGAACGGTCTCATCGAGGCGGACATTTATGGCAATGTGAACTCCACCCACGTCATGGGATCGCGTATCCAGAACGGCATCGGCGGATCGGGCGATTTTGCCCGCAACGCCTATCTGTCGATCTTCATGACGCCTTCGACCGCCAAGCAGGGCAAGATTTCGGCGATCGTGCCGCATGCCAGCCATGTCGACCATATCAACCAGGATGTGCAGGTGATCGTCACCGAACAGGGGCTGGCCGACCTGCGCGGGCTGGCGCCGCGCCAGCGGGCTGAACTGATCATCAACAATTGCGCCCATCCCGATTATCGCCCGATGCTGAAGGATTATTTCAGGCGGGCGATGCAGGGCAGCTATGGCCTGCAGTCGCCGATGCTGCCGGCCGAGGCCTTTGCCTGGCACCAGCGCTTCATCGATACCGGCTCGATGATGCCGGACTGA